TACGATATAACCAACTatagtaaatattttctttgctgTATTCCTTTTCTTCGGTCCCAAAACATTCCGATATATTGGGTGGGAATACATTTTCCATGCTATAGTAAAAAGTTGTTTTAACttcacgtattttatttttcgattccATTGTTATACGTCTTGAATGCGGATCTTTGCCCTCCAAATGTTCGCGTATATAATGAACTGATAATTGTATTTCCATTTCATCTTCCAGAGAATCGTTTATACTATCTACCATACGTGGTGGTTTGCGTAAAAGTTGATCACATACTTCATAGTATACACTAGTTATGTTTAGATGTAAGTGAATCATCAGCAAATGTTCCAGTGTACAATGTATTTGTAGTAATTTGGAAATGGTCTTGGCCGTTTCATGCTCATCAAAGTTACTGTTCTTAAAGCCCAGTATATCATTTGTCATGCTACTGGCGGTATGTTTTACATCGTTGTGCAGTAAAGTTTTACGCAAGGCAGCGCTATCTTGCATAACAGCATTACGCAAAGATTTCCGAACATTGGGCACTAGGCCGGCATTCTCTTTATTATCTTCGGGAACACTGGAAAGAAAGATGGGAACATTTAAAAAGTTGTTGGCAAAGCCCAAACAAGACTAaccttttatttttcaaatcgtTGGCACTGCATATTTTGCTCTCCACAAATATGTATTCGTAATCTTTGTACAGTTTCTCCAAACCAATTTCCAATAATAGCTCCAAAGGTTCGGAACCCGAAAGGCAAGGTATGGCCAAACGGCGATTGGCAACTTCGGTAATGATTTCGGCCAAACGATTCTTGTTTGTGGGAGTATTCTGAAGGTTAAACGGGATTTTAAAAATATcgtaaaattaaaagaaaaattaaaaaaaatactcaCCACAATGTTGCATCGTGCTGCACATTGAAAGAGTATATTAAATGCCATCTTCAAGTCTTTGTATGAAGAACattctgtaaaaatttaaaattgtctttAATAACACAAACTTTTTTGCTTAATCTATCCCGATTACGTTTTAAAATATCCCACAACTTATCCGTTAAATCCGATAGCTTCCTTGTATTGGCACTTTGTATGACCTCTTCTATATCGCGCTCAGCAGTGCTATTACTGGAATCAATCTCTGATATTTCCATCATCACTTTATTGATGTTTTCACGTAATTCACCCATTTCAATGCCActgaaaaattttagttttttttttatttcatttatccggaaaatttttagttttaaggaacaaattaaatatttttttctatttttctgaTATGTGGAGCTGAGAAAAGACATTTGTATCAGCAGGGCGACCTGTCATAACGCATAATACCACGGTTACGAAGCCCAAATTTAAATTAGGCTTCATAACCGCCCATGTCGCGATCTTAAGACCCATAGGGGGCCGTTTAAAGATTTTAACGATTGCAAttgtaaattcaaaatttatttgagaATATAGAAAATATATGAGCGCCCATCGACTAACACATTCAGCTGCCGACGTACTTTCGTTGTCCATATAGTGCTTGAATCTTTGGTAGATATCTTCTTATTTCTCACATCGAAATAAAAGGCAAGAACAACAAACGAGACGCATAACCTATTTTTACAGGCCCGACATTAGTGGCttactacctgaccataatcgCTTGGCTCTAGGAggctttaatgcgcatcacagtTCAGGGCATTCTGCCTTAGGTCGATACCAGCAGGGCATAGCTttagcagagcagattgaaggctccacgttatGCACGGTGAATAAGGATGCTAACACAAGGCTTGCGAAGAGACACAGCAGAGCTTGCcagacgtatcctggcaagccgtatttttttttttt
This Stomoxys calcitrans chromosome 2, idStoCalc2.1, whole genome shotgun sequence DNA region includes the following protein-coding sequences:
- the LOC106082196 gene encoding protein zwilch — protein: MNTASSLANVYAYLLRKYDTNYMITYSTSPTYLANIIGSDEVHGKIVLFYVEDRSKVKANFTSPSKLKISKPKSDDLDLTGSPLKDDCEMDAIDEVSIDMNLIISNPWKLEEEYHQGIPVEKVRTIMSSEEFQRGSSAKDAAGSVWFLCSCTDASKTLLLQYEFAPYHFQRGVITYMGIVPTYSVTTQTLLHQHYSLMGKGSSLKTFIANTYNVKSNMSLKCTWSTSSMVPSLIDLNTCEVTLKQTYRLCESTPATEVLINQLRILMTIRDDILTHKLAENSDISREPVYRCGIGIEMGELRENINKVMMEISEIDSSNSTAERDIEEVIQSANTRKLSDLTDKLWDILKQCSSYKDLKMAFNILFQCAARCNIVNTPTNKNRLAEIITEVANRRLAIPCLSGSEPLELLLEIGLEKLYKDYEYIFVESKICSANDLKNKSVPEDNKENAGLVPNVRKSLRNAVMQDSAALRKTLLHNDVKHTASSMTNDILGFKNSNFDEHETAKTISKLLQIHCTLEHLLMIHLHLNITSVYYEVCDQLLRKPPRMVDSINDSLEDEMEIQLSVHYIREHLEGKDPHSRRITMESKNKIREVKTTFYYSMENVFPPNISECFGTEEKEYSKENIYYSWLYRKITTIKNH